A genome region from Microbacterium profundi includes the following:
- a CDS encoding amidohydrolase family protein, with protein sequence MAHGDPSTGSGIVTGSGTVTGPFTKTEGWLDWYDGPTRPTFRLPAGAVDAHCHVFGPGEQFPYAPERKYTPCDASAEQLFALRDHLGFDRNVIVQATCHGADNSALVDALRRSEGRARGVATVRRDVTDAQLAELHEAGVRGVRFNFVKRLVDAVPTDSLQEIAWKIAPLGWHVVIYFEAEDLPELYDFFSSIPTDVVVDHMGRPDVTKDPNGPEFELFLRFMRENPNVWTKVSCPERLSVSGPRALDGEQHAYTDVVPFARRVVEEFPDRVLWGTDWPHPNLKDHMPDDGLLVDYIPQIATTPDLQQKLLVDNPRRLYWQEGA encoded by the coding sequence ATGGCGCATGGCGACCCTTCGACAGGCTCAGGGATCGTGACAGGCTCAGGGACCGTAACAGGCCCCTTCACCAAGACCGAGGGCTGGCTGGACTGGTACGACGGCCCGACGAGGCCGACGTTCCGCCTGCCGGCTGGCGCGGTCGACGCGCACTGCCACGTCTTCGGCCCCGGCGAGCAGTTCCCGTACGCGCCCGAGCGCAAGTACACCCCGTGCGACGCATCTGCCGAGCAGCTGTTCGCCCTGCGCGACCACCTCGGTTTCGACCGCAACGTGATCGTGCAGGCGACCTGTCACGGCGCCGACAACAGCGCCTTGGTCGACGCGCTGCGCCGCAGCGAAGGCCGCGCGCGCGGTGTCGCGACCGTGCGACGCGATGTCACCGACGCCCAGCTCGCCGAGCTGCACGAGGCTGGTGTGCGCGGCGTGCGCTTCAACTTCGTCAAGCGCCTCGTCGATGCCGTGCCCACAGACTCCCTCCAGGAGATCGCCTGGAAGATCGCCCCGCTCGGATGGCACGTCGTCATCTACTTCGAAGCCGAAGACCTTCCCGAGCTCTACGACTTCTTCTCCAGCATCCCGACAGACGTCGTCGTCGACCACATGGGCCGGCCCGACGTCACGAAGGATCCGAACGGCCCGGAGTTCGAGCTGTTCCTGCGGTTCATGCGTGAGAACCCGAACGTGTGGACCAAGGTCTCGTGTCCCGAGCGCCTCAGCGTCTCCGGGCCTCGCGCCCTCGATGGCGAGCAGCACGCGTACACCGACGTCGTGCCGTTCGCCCGTCGCGTGGTCGAGGAATTCCCCGACCGCGTGCTGTGGGGAACCGACTGGCCCCACCCCAACCTGAAGGACCACATGCCCGACGACGGGCTGCTGGTCGACTACATCCCTCAGATCGCGACGACGCCCGACCTGCAGCAGAAACTGCTCGTCGACAATCCGCGCCGCCTCTACTGGCAAGAAGGAGCATGA
- a CDS encoding protocatechuate 4,5-dioxygenase subunit alpha/beta codes for MALDKPYKDVPGTTIYDAEQARKGYHLNQFSMSLMKPENRERFLADQETYLDEWPLNARQRQAVLDMDMNTMIDEGGNIYFLSKIGATHGMSFQQMAGSMTGMSEAAYRDMMVGGGRRPEGNRLKDLDGWTPPAPGEKADTFRPNAPAKYTSALFTSHVPAIGAAMDLGKTEEPYWKKVFDGYQWTRKWAKEQKPDVVILVYNDHATAFDASIIPTFVLGTGAEYPVADEGYGPRPVPGVKGYPELAAHIAQSVIQDDFDLTLVNEMVVDHGLTVPLSLVFGDHAPDEEWPVRVIPLAVNVVQYPVPSGRRCYELGRALRRALDKWDGEELNVQIWGTGGMSHQLQGPRAGLINEEWDNAFLDHLIEDPLGLTEWQHMEYVDEAGSEGIELVDWLIARGAMDDQFGGETPQMNHRFYHVPASNTAVGHLVLSNPVGKTDLADDEAGVAEPADQVRAPEPAETAAVANA; via the coding sequence ATGGCACTCGACAAGCCGTACAAGGACGTTCCCGGAACCACCATCTACGACGCCGAGCAAGCTCGTAAGGGCTATCACCTGAACCAGTTCTCGATGTCGCTGATGAAGCCCGAGAACCGCGAGCGCTTCCTCGCCGACCAGGAGACCTACCTCGACGAGTGGCCTCTCAACGCCCGGCAGCGCCAGGCCGTGCTCGACATGGACATGAACACCATGATCGATGAGGGTGGCAACATCTACTTCCTCAGCAAGATCGGCGCGACACATGGGATGAGCTTCCAGCAGATGGCCGGTTCCATGACAGGGATGAGCGAGGCCGCCTATCGCGACATGATGGTCGGCGGCGGGCGCCGTCCGGAGGGCAACCGCCTCAAGGACCTCGACGGCTGGACCCCGCCCGCACCGGGTGAGAAGGCAGACACGTTCCGGCCGAACGCACCGGCGAAGTACACCTCCGCGCTGTTCACCTCGCACGTGCCGGCGATCGGCGCCGCGATGGATCTCGGCAAGACCGAGGAGCCGTACTGGAAGAAGGTGTTCGACGGCTACCAGTGGACGCGCAAGTGGGCCAAGGAGCAGAAGCCCGACGTCGTCATCCTCGTCTACAACGACCACGCCACCGCGTTCGACGCGTCCATCATCCCGACGTTCGTGCTCGGCACTGGTGCGGAGTATCCCGTCGCCGACGAGGGCTACGGCCCGCGTCCGGTCCCCGGCGTCAAGGGGTACCCCGAGCTCGCGGCGCACATCGCACAGTCGGTCATTCAGGATGACTTCGACCTCACCCTCGTCAACGAGATGGTCGTCGACCACGGTCTTACGGTGCCGCTGTCACTGGTCTTCGGCGATCACGCCCCGGATGAGGAGTGGCCGGTCAGGGTCATCCCGCTCGCCGTCAACGTCGTGCAGTACCCGGTGCCCTCAGGTCGTCGCTGCTACGAGCTCGGGCGCGCACTGCGCCGCGCGCTCGACAAGTGGGACGGTGAAGAGCTCAATGTGCAGATCTGGGGCACCGGCGGCATGAGCCACCAGCTGCAGGGCCCGCGCGCGGGTCTCATCAACGAGGAGTGGGACAACGCGTTCCTCGATCACCTCATCGAGGACCCGCTCGGCCTGACCGAGTGGCAGCACATGGAGTACGTCGACGAGGCGGGTTCCGAGGGCATCGAGCTCGTCGACTGGCTGATCGCGCGCGGTGCGATGGACGACCAGTTCGGGGGAGAAACGCCCCAGATGAACCACCGGTTCTACCACGTGCCGGCATCCAACACCGCGGTCGGCCACCTCGTTCTCAGCAACCCGGTCGGCAAGACCGACCTCGCCGACGACGAAGCAGGCGTGGCTGAGCCCGCGGACCAGGTGCGTGCCCCCGAGCCTGCGGAGACCGCGGCCGTGGCGAACGCCTGA
- a CDS encoding Gfo/Idh/MocA family oxidoreductase: protein MTDKIRVAVVGASGAFGMKHLDGLKNIEDAEVTVVSATSQEKADAVAEQYGVANAVVGLEGVLERDDVDAVILATPTGLHAEQTQAVLAAGKHVQVEIPLADSLADAEATLAAAEAAEAASLVAMVGHTRRFNPSHQLVHDRITAGEFNVQQMDVQTYFFRRTNTNAKGEARSWTDHLLWHHAAHTVDLFAYQAGKIVEAHALQGPIHPELGIAMDMSIQLKSETGAICTLSLSFNNEGPFGTFFRYIGDTATYIARYDDLFTGKEEQIDVSHVAVSMNGIELQDREFIAAIREGREPNSSLRQVIDCYRVLGQLEEQLA from the coding sequence ATGACTGACAAGATCCGCGTCGCCGTCGTCGGCGCCAGTGGTGCCTTCGGAATGAAGCACCTTGACGGTTTGAAGAACATCGAAGACGCCGAGGTCACGGTCGTGAGCGCCACCTCGCAGGAGAAGGCGGATGCTGTCGCCGAGCAGTACGGCGTCGCGAACGCGGTCGTCGGGCTGGAGGGCGTTCTCGAGCGTGACGATGTGGATGCCGTGATCCTCGCGACTCCGACCGGTCTGCACGCCGAGCAGACGCAGGCAGTGCTCGCCGCCGGCAAGCACGTGCAGGTCGAAATCCCGCTGGCGGATTCGCTGGCGGATGCTGAAGCCACCCTCGCTGCGGCGGAGGCGGCCGAAGCGGCCTCCCTCGTGGCCATGGTCGGCCACACGCGCCGCTTCAACCCCTCGCATCAACTCGTGCACGACAGGATCACCGCCGGCGAGTTCAACGTGCAGCAGATGGATGTGCAGACGTACTTCTTCCGCCGCACGAACACGAATGCCAAGGGTGAGGCGCGCTCCTGGACCGACCATCTGCTGTGGCACCATGCCGCGCACACGGTCGATCTGTTCGCCTACCAGGCGGGCAAGATCGTCGAGGCTCATGCGCTGCAGGGGCCGATCCATCCCGAGCTCGGCATCGCGATGGACATGTCGATCCAGCTGAAGAGCGAGACCGGCGCGATCTGCACCCTGTCGCTGTCGTTCAACAACGAGGGACCGTTCGGCACGTTCTTCCGCTACATCGGCGACACGGCGACCTACATCGCCCGCTACGACGACCTCTTCACCGGCAAGGAGGAGCAGATCGACGTGTCGCACGTGGCGGTGAGCATGAACGGCATCGAGCTGCAGGACCGTGAGTTCATCGCGGCGATCCGTGAGGGGCGAGAGCCGAACTCCTCGCTTCGTCAGGTGATCGACTGCTATCGCGTGCTCGGTCAACTGGAGGAGCAGCTCGCGTGA
- a CDS encoding aldo/keto reductase, producing the protein MGLGCMNLSHAYGIPPSEGEGLALLRAALDSGVTHLDTATLYGAGRNEELVGRALKGRRDEVVLASKAGMAMIDGVKVIDGRPSTLRQQVDASLSRLGVDHIDLYYLHRWDRTVPIGESVGALASLVDEGKIGAIGLSEVSVSRLSEAQVVAPIAAVQNEYSLWSRNPELGMLEATRSSGVALVAFSPVARGFLGDSVGDPSALAPKDIRRNMPRFQPEHWPANEALLPDWRALAEEAGCTPAQLALAWLLSRGDHVMPIPGTTSIAHMHENHAAASLPIDDALLARAGELISTSTVSGPRYAPGPAAEVDAETFEDAA; encoded by the coding sequence ATGGGATTGGGGTGCATGAACCTCAGTCACGCCTACGGCATCCCGCCGTCCGAGGGCGAAGGTCTGGCGCTGCTGCGCGCTGCGCTCGACAGCGGCGTCACCCATCTCGACACTGCGACGCTCTACGGCGCCGGCCGCAATGAGGAGCTGGTCGGTCGTGCCTTGAAAGGGCGCCGGGATGAGGTCGTGCTCGCGAGCAAGGCCGGCATGGCGATGATCGACGGGGTGAAGGTCATTGACGGACGCCCCTCGACACTCCGACAGCAGGTGGACGCCTCGCTCTCGCGGTTGGGCGTCGATCACATCGACCTCTATTACCTGCACCGCTGGGACAGGACCGTGCCGATCGGCGAGAGTGTCGGCGCGCTGGCTTCGCTCGTCGACGAAGGCAAGATCGGCGCCATCGGGTTGTCGGAGGTGTCGGTCTCCCGGCTGAGTGAGGCGCAGGTCGTCGCGCCGATCGCCGCCGTGCAGAACGAGTACTCGTTGTGGAGCCGAAACCCCGAACTCGGGATGCTGGAGGCGACGCGCTCTTCTGGTGTGGCACTGGTCGCGTTCTCGCCGGTCGCCCGCGGGTTCCTGGGTGACTCGGTCGGCGACCCGTCGGCGCTGGCGCCCAAGGACATCCGCCGGAACATGCCGCGGTTCCAGCCCGAGCATTGGCCGGCGAACGAAGCGCTGCTTCCGGACTGGCGCGCGCTCGCCGAAGAGGCCGGATGCACCCCGGCGCAGCTCGCGCTCGCCTGGCTCCTCTCGCGTGGCGATCACGTCATGCCGATTCCAGGGACGACGAGCATCGCGCACATGCATGAGAACCACGCCGCTGCGTCGCTGCCGATCGACGATGCCCTGCTGGCCCGCGCTGGTGAGCTGATCTCCACGTCCA